A window from Hemicordylus capensis ecotype Gifberg chromosome 2, rHemCap1.1.pri, whole genome shotgun sequence encodes these proteins:
- the VGLL4 gene encoding transcription cofactor vestigial-like protein 4 isoform X4, giving the protein MIKVRMKTANGDYRKEHRERSRSPIERAAAPTMSLHANHMYASIPSLTMDQPLALTKNSMDATRSVSITPTMMSVERQQNRPSVITCASASNRNCNLSHCPIAHSGCGTAMPSSYRRPSSTTNACDPVVEEHFRRSLGKNYKEPEPVTNSVSITGSVDDHFAKALGDTWLQIKAAKDGVSSSPESASRRGQSSSPSSHMVNHNHSPSVVS; this is encoded by the exons AATGAAGACGGCCAATGGGGATTACCGAAAAGAGCACAGAGAAAGAAGTCGGAGTCCAATAGAACGGGCCGCTGCACCAACAATGAGCCTCCATGCTAATCACATGTATGCCTCAATCCCAAGCTTAACCATGGATCAACCTCTAGCACTGACCAAAAACAGCATGGACGCTACCCGCTCTGTAAGCATCACTCCCACAATGATGTCGGTGGAACGGCAGCAG AACCGTCCATCCGTAATCACGTGTGCCTCTGCGAGCAATCGTAACTGCAATCTCTCTCATTGTCCGATTGCGCACAGTGGATGTGGCACTGCCATGCCATCCAGTTACCGGAGACCATCTAGCA CTACCAATGCTTGTGATCCAGTGGTAGAAGAGCACTTCCGCAGAAGCCTTGGGAAGAATTACAAGGAGCCAGAGCCAGTGACAAACTCTGTATCCATCACAGGATCCGTTGATGACCACTTTGCCAAAGCACTTGGAGATACATGGCTTCAGATTAAAGCTGCGAAGGATGGAGTGTCGAGCAGTCCCGAATCTGCCTCCAGGAGGGGCCAGTcatcttctccttcctcccaTATGGTCAACCATAATCATTCACCTTCTGTAGTCTCATGA